The following are encoded together in the Panicum virgatum strain AP13 chromosome 6K, P.virgatum_v5, whole genome shotgun sequence genome:
- the LOC120713265 gene encoding BTB/POZ and MATH domain-containing protein 1-like has translation MALSQGPVSTTASTCTAETARGRHTFVVAGYSLHRGLGAGKFIRSATFHVGGHGWSVRCYPDGHTGKDSNQDFVCVYIELMAAKQGAAEVRAVYDLRLVDLLTGESKVLFHPAAPRAFSGESPVWGARWFIRRTELEASTYLREDRLVIECDLTVIVAKQEASPQTPCEVIQAPPSDLPVDLGKLLKTAEGADVAFKVQEETFRAHRVVLAARSPVFEAELYGPLREKSDGEAVIPVEGVHPDAFRALLHFIYTDSLPATDDDLDGDESKEMVKHPLVAADRYAMERMKLVCASILCRRLDVEGVSTTLALPDRYSCSELKDSCIQYVISSNSMDEVVASRGYEELKRACPATTVELWEKASSSKSHKIAYAEQRDERVLDELD, from the coding sequence ATGGCGCTGTCGCAGGGCCCAGTGAGCACGACAGCGTCGACGTGCACGGCGGAGACGGCGCGCGGCCGGCACACGTTCGTGGTCGCCGGGTACAGCCTGCACAGGGGCCTCGGCGCCGGCAAGTTCATCCGCTCCGCCACCTTCCACGTCGGCGGCCACGGCTGGAGCGTCCGCTGCTACCCCGACGGCCACACCGGCAAGGACAGCAACCAGGACTTCGTCTGCGTCTACATCGAGCTCATGGCGGCGAAGCAGGGCGCCGCCGAGGTGCGGGCGGTCTACGACCTGAGGCTCGTGGACCTCCTCACCGGCGAGTCCAAGGTCCTCTTCCACccggcggcgccgagggcgTTCAGCGGCGAGAGCCCGGTCTGGGGCGCCCGGTGGTTCATACGGCGGACGGAGCTGGAGGCGTCGACATACCTGCGAGAGGACCGCCTCGTGATCGAGTGCGACCTCACCGTGATCGTGGCGAAACAAGAGGCCTCACCCCAGACACCATGCGAGGTCATCCAAGCGCCGCCGTCGGACCTGCCGGTCGACTTGGGGAAGCTGCTGAAGACGGCGGAGGGCGCTGACGTGGCGTTCAAGGTCCAGGAGGAGACCTTCCGGGCGCACCGGGTCGTGCTCGCGGCGCGCTCGCCGGTGTTCGAGGCGGAGCTCTACGGACCACTGAGAGAGAAGAGCGACGGTGAGGCCGTCATACCGGTGGAAGGCGTGCATCCTGATGCTTTCAGAGCGCTGCTCCACTTCATCTACACGGACTCGTTGCCGGCAACGGACGACGACCTCGACGGAGACGAGAGCAAGGAGATGGTCAAGCATCCACTCGTGGCGGCGGACCGGTACGCCATGGAGAGGATGAAGCTGGTGTGCGCGAGCATCCTTTGCAGGAGACTTGACGTCGAGGGCGTGTCGACCACCCTAGCTCTACCTGACCGCTACAGTTGCAGCGAGCTCAAAGATTCCTGCATCCAGTACGTCATCTCTTCGAATAGCATGGATGAGGTGGTGGCGAGCCGAGGGTACGAGGAGCTCAAAAGGGCGTGTCCTGCTACCACCGTGGAGTTGTGGGAGAAAGCATCATCATCCAAGTCGCACAAGATTGCGTATGCTGAGCAGCGTGATGAGCGCGTCCTAGACGAGCTAGATTAG